In the genome of Bradyrhizobium sp. CIAT3101, one region contains:
- the pheT gene encoding phenylalanine--tRNA ligase subunit beta — MKFTLSWLKDHLDTDEPLEKLADKLTMIGLEVENIEDKAKALKPFTIAKVISAEQHPNADRLRVCMVDTGDGGAPVQVVCGAPNARAGLVSVFSPPGTYIPGKDITLGIGTIRGVESRGMLCSAAELQISNDHDGIMELPADAPIGAGYAEWAALGDPVIEINLTPNRQDCTGVHGIARDLAAADMGKFRDPSIKPIKGEFPCPVKVTVEDATLCPGFALRLVRGVKNGPSPEWLQKRLTAIGLRPINALVDITNFMTYDRARPLHVFDAKKVVGNLVVRRARDGEALLALDGRAYNLDPSICVIADQHGVESLAGIMGGEASGCDENTTDVLIESALWNEINVAQTGRKLGINSDARYRFERGVDPAFMVPGLELATKLVLELCGGTPSENVVVGKTFGDDRVIDFPLTEVKRLSGIEVPQVEMKRILSHLGFMMAGPGPVVKVAVPSWRTDVHGKADIVEEVVRIYGVDKVPMTPFERGEDARKSVLTPLQLRTRRARRALASRGMIEAVTWSFITKPAAKLFGGGQRELEVANPIAADLSDMRPSLLPGLVVAAQANADRGYGDVVLFEVGQVFKGDRPQDQFMAASGVRRGLASSDGSGRHWSGSAQADVFDAKADALAVLAAAGAPMQALQIVAGGPAWLHPGRSGTIQIGPQNVLGTFGEMHPRALEALGADGPLVVFEVTLDRIPEAKKKPTRAKPLIELSAFQPVSRDFAFIVDRAVKAGDIVRAAQGVDKKLITGVNVFDVYEGKGIDDGKKSIGIAVTIQPREKTLTDQEIEAVAAKIVAEVTKKTGGSLRA; from the coding sequence GTGAAATTCACCCTCTCCTGGCTGAAGGATCATCTCGACACCGACGAGCCGCTGGAAAAGCTCGCCGACAAGCTCACCATGATCGGGCTCGAGGTCGAGAACATCGAGGACAAGGCGAAGGCGTTGAAGCCGTTCACCATCGCGAAGGTGATCTCGGCCGAGCAGCATCCGAATGCAGATCGCTTGCGCGTCTGCATGGTCGACACCGGTGACGGTGGTGCGCCGGTGCAGGTCGTATGCGGTGCGCCGAATGCGCGCGCCGGGCTCGTCAGCGTATTCTCGCCGCCCGGCACCTACATTCCCGGCAAGGACATCACGCTCGGCATCGGCACCATCCGCGGCGTCGAGAGCCGCGGCATGCTGTGCTCGGCGGCCGAGTTGCAGATCTCCAACGACCATGACGGCATCATGGAATTGCCGGCGGATGCACCGATCGGCGCGGGTTACGCCGAATGGGCGGCCCTTGGCGATCCCGTGATCGAGATCAACCTGACGCCGAACCGGCAGGATTGCACCGGCGTGCACGGCATCGCGCGCGACCTCGCCGCTGCCGACATGGGCAAGTTCAGGGATCCCTCGATCAAGCCGATCAAGGGCGAATTCCCCTGCCCGGTGAAGGTCACGGTCGAGGACGCCACGCTGTGCCCGGGCTTTGCGTTGCGCCTCGTGCGTGGCGTGAAGAACGGCCCGTCGCCGGAATGGCTGCAGAAGCGGCTGACCGCGATCGGGCTGCGCCCGATCAATGCGCTGGTCGACATCACCAACTTCATGACCTACGACCGCGCGCGTCCGCTGCACGTGTTCGACGCCAAGAAGGTGGTGGGCAATCTCGTGGTGCGCCGCGCCCGCGACGGCGAGGCGCTGCTCGCGCTCGACGGCCGCGCCTACAATCTCGATCCCTCGATCTGCGTGATCGCGGACCAGCATGGCGTCGAATCGCTCGCCGGCATCATGGGCGGCGAAGCCTCGGGCTGCGACGAAAACACCACCGACGTGCTGATCGAATCGGCGCTGTGGAACGAGATCAACGTCGCCCAGACCGGCCGCAAGCTCGGCATCAACTCCGATGCGCGCTACCGCTTCGAACGCGGCGTCGATCCGGCCTTCATGGTCCCGGGGCTCGAGCTCGCCACCAAGCTGGTGCTGGAGCTGTGCGGCGGCACGCCGTCGGAGAACGTCGTGGTGGGCAAGACCTTCGGCGACGATCGCGTGATCGATTTCCCGCTCACCGAGGTCAAGCGTCTCTCCGGCATCGAGGTGCCGCAGGTCGAGATGAAGCGCATCCTGAGCCATCTCGGCTTCATGATGGCGGGCCCGGGCCCCGTCGTGAAGGTCGCGGTGCCGTCGTGGCGCACTGACGTGCATGGCAAGGCCGACATCGTCGAGGAAGTCGTCCGCATCTACGGCGTCGACAAGGTGCCGATGACGCCGTTCGAGCGTGGCGAGGATGCACGCAAATCCGTGCTGACGCCGCTGCAGCTTCGCACCCGCCGCGCCCGGCGCGCGCTCGCGAGCCGCGGCATGATCGAAGCCGTGACGTGGTCGTTCATCACGAAGCCCGCGGCAAAACTGTTCGGCGGCGGCCAGCGCGAGCTCGAAGTCGCCAACCCGATCGCCGCTGACCTCTCCGACATGCGGCCGAGCCTGTTGCCGGGCCTGGTGGTAGCCGCGCAGGCCAATGCCGATCGCGGCTATGGCGACGTCGTGCTGTTCGAGGTCGGCCAGGTCTTCAAGGGCGACCGTCCGCAGGATCAGTTCATGGCGGCGAGCGGCGTGCGCCGCGGCCTTGCGTCGTCGGACGGATCGGGACGGCACTGGTCGGGCTCGGCGCAGGCCGATGTGTTCGACGCCAAGGCCGATGCGCTTGCCGTGCTGGCCGCGGCCGGCGCGCCGATGCAGGCGCTCCAGATCGTCGCCGGCGGTCCCGCCTGGCTGCATCCGGGCCGCTCCGGCACCATCCAGATCGGCCCGCAGAACGTGCTCGGCACCTTCGGCGAGATGCATCCGCGCGCGCTGGAGGCGCTCGGCGCCGACGGCCCGCTCGTCGTGTTCGAAGTCACGCTCGACCGCATTCCGGAAGCCAAGAAGAAGCCGACCCGCGCAAAGCCGCTGATCGAGCTGTCGGCGTTCCAGCCGGTGTCGCGCGACTTCGCCTTCATCGTCGACCGCGCCGTGAAGGCTGGCGACATCGTGCGCGCTGCGCAAGGCGTCGACAAGAAGCTGATCACCGGCGTCAACGTGTTCGACGTCTATGAAGGCAAGGGCATCGACGACGGCAAGAAGTCGATCGGCATCGCCGTGACGATCCAGCCGCGCGAGAAGACGCTGACCGACCAGGAGATCGAGGCGGTTGCCGCGAAAATCGTGGCGGAGGTCACGAAGAAGACCGGCGGCTCTCTGAGAGCATGA
- a CDS encoding sulfite exporter TauE/SafE family protein, whose protein sequence is MTLTDFLPKDVSLTIAMALCAIAFVSGTARGFSGFGSALIFMPLASSVAAPRLVAALLLVIDFVAAAPLLLDAWRKADRKATAVIVLGALVGVPVGTYFLSVLEPVTTRWIISCFVAALLLLLLSGWRYRGKDHAWLSVGIGGLSGFCSGLAQTGGPPIVGYWLGRPIAPIVARANIVLFFGASDFFSMVSYATTGLISRESLLLSLIVGPVYAIGVAFGASLFGRASEIVFRRICYGLIAIAVITGLPVLDGVLR, encoded by the coding sequence ATGACGCTCACGGACTTCCTTCCCAAGGATGTCAGTCTCACTATCGCGATGGCGCTCTGTGCCATCGCTTTCGTTTCAGGCACTGCGCGCGGCTTTTCGGGGTTCGGCTCGGCGCTGATCTTCATGCCGCTGGCGAGCAGCGTCGCGGCGCCGCGGCTGGTTGCGGCGCTTCTCCTGGTGATCGATTTCGTCGCGGCGGCGCCGCTGCTGCTTGATGCGTGGCGGAAGGCGGATCGCAAGGCGACCGCGGTGATCGTGCTGGGCGCGCTGGTCGGCGTGCCCGTCGGCACCTATTTCCTCAGCGTGCTCGAGCCCGTCACCACGCGCTGGATCATCTCCTGCTTCGTCGCTGCGCTGCTTCTGCTGCTGCTGTCGGGCTGGCGCTATCGCGGCAAGGACCATGCCTGGCTTTCGGTCGGCATCGGCGGCCTCTCCGGCTTTTGCAGCGGACTGGCGCAGACCGGCGGACCGCCGATCGTCGGCTATTGGCTCGGCCGCCCCATCGCTCCCATCGTGGCGCGCGCCAACATCGTGCTGTTCTTCGGCGCGTCCGATTTCTTCTCGATGGTCAGTTATGCCACCACTGGCCTGATCTCGCGCGAGTCGCTGCTGCTGTCGCTGATCGTCGGGCCGGTCTACGCGATCGGCGTCGCCTTCGGCGCATCCCTGTTCGGCCGCGCGAGCGAGATCGTGTTTCGCAGAATCTGCTATGGGCTGATCGCGATCGCAGTGATCACCGGGTTGCCGGTGCTGGACGGGGTGCTGCGGTAA
- a CDS encoding NAD(P)/FAD-dependent oxidoreductase codes for MTITRRSFLSASAAFAAMPVLGATAAPLPREADIVVIGAGAAGIAAARRVMAANRKVVVVEAASQIGGRCITDSTTFDVPFDRGARWMHNPDTNPMIRLARSAGLDVSPAPSGQKMRIGRRNARAGETEEFLAALVRANRAIDEAARGKLDTSCASVLPKELGDWAGAAEFVLGASFAGKDLKELSAIDKARAQDRNAPIACRQGLGTLIAKLGEQAPVVLSTPASRVVWSNRDVSVETQAGKIAARAAIITVSTNVLTSGAIKFAPDVPKRTLDAASKLTLGSYDHIVLQLPGNPLGLSRDDILIEQSNSTRTALMFANIGGSSLCSIDVGGSFGRDLSEQGEKAMAAFAREWITKLFGSEAAANVQKTAVTRWNASPYVMGAMSAASPGGQLSRKILSEPIGNVFLAGEATHETLWGTVDGAWDSGERAADAALRKIGALKDEPAEVPTQSTKKRRR; via the coding sequence ATGACAATCACGCGCCGCAGCTTCCTATCGGCGTCGGCGGCCTTTGCTGCGATGCCGGTCCTGGGCGCAACTGCCGCACCCCTGCCGCGCGAGGCTGACATTGTCGTGATCGGCGCCGGTGCGGCCGGCATCGCTGCGGCGCGGCGCGTCATGGCGGCCAATCGCAAGGTCGTCGTGGTGGAGGCGGCGTCGCAAATCGGCGGGCGCTGCATCACCGACAGCACCACCTTCGACGTCCCGTTCGATCGTGGCGCGCGCTGGATGCACAATCCCGACACCAACCCGATGATCCGGCTGGCGCGCAGTGCCGGGCTCGATGTCTCGCCGGCACCGTCCGGCCAGAAGATGCGCATCGGCCGCCGCAATGCCCGCGCGGGCGAGACCGAGGAGTTTTTGGCAGCGCTGGTGCGCGCCAACCGTGCCATCGACGAGGCCGCGCGCGGCAAGCTCGACACGTCCTGCGCATCGGTCCTGCCAAAAGAGCTCGGCGATTGGGCGGGCGCCGCCGAGTTCGTGCTCGGTGCGAGCTTCGCGGGGAAGGACCTGAAAGAGCTGTCGGCGATCGACAAGGCGCGTGCGCAGGACCGCAACGCTCCGATCGCCTGCCGCCAGGGTCTCGGCACCCTCATTGCCAAGCTCGGCGAGCAGGCGCCGGTCGTGCTTTCGACCCCGGCAAGCCGGGTCGTCTGGAGCAATCGCGACGTCAGCGTGGAGACGCAAGCGGGCAAGATCGCCGCGCGCGCCGCTATCATCACGGTTTCGACCAACGTGCTCACGAGCGGTGCGATCAAGTTTGCGCCCGACGTTCCCAAGCGCACGCTCGATGCGGCGTCGAAGCTCACGCTCGGCAGCTACGATCACATCGTGCTGCAACTGCCGGGAAATCCGCTCGGGCTCTCGCGCGACGACATCCTGATCGAGCAGAGCAACTCGACGCGCACCGCGCTGATGTTCGCCAATATCGGCGGGTCCTCGCTGTGCTCGATCGACGTCGGCGGTTCGTTCGGCCGCGATCTCTCCGAGCAGGGCGAGAAGGCGATGGCGGCCTTCGCCAGGGAATGGATCACGAAGCTGTTCGGCAGCGAAGCGGCCGCCAATGTGCAGAAGACCGCCGTGACGCGCTGGAATGCCTCGCCCTATGTCATGGGCGCGATGTCGGCAGCCTCTCCCGGCGGCCAGCTGTCGCGAAAAATCCTGAGCGAGCCGATCGGCAATGTGTTCCTCGCCGGCGAAGCCACGCACGAGACGCTGTGGGGCACGGTCGACGGCGCCTGGGACAGCGGCGAGCGCGCGGCCGACGCCGCGCTCCGTAAAATTGGCGCGCTGAAGGACGAGCCGGCCGAGGTGCCGACGCAGTCGACGAAGAAGCGGCGTCGCTGA
- a CDS encoding YiiX/YebB-like N1pC/P60 family cysteine hydrolase, protein MGTVLDSVGKVIAAYLSKEVPGYEPFTPSDPEHLRGVIQPGDVMLVEGNNRISGIIKYLTQSTWSHAALYVGPVEGAVEPNGEPHVLIEANIGEGVTSAPLSKYFPYHTRVCRPVGLSYEDRTTVCRYAINRIGFGYDTKNIIDLMRFLFPLPIPQRWRRRMIAIGSGDPTKIICSALIAQAFDAVRYPILPKITKAGSRAARREILHIRDSSLYMPRDFDISPYFEVVKPTIVHGFDYTALHWADKQKPLEEVAGSFGVFPETLRAPPLVPEAIDEEAPAEVSAEQVSAETVQRDIDSERFPLLKRLAMYRPRRRRLARERAA, encoded by the coding sequence ATGGGGACGGTCCTAGATTCAGTCGGCAAGGTGATTGCCGCGTACCTCTCGAAGGAGGTGCCGGGCTACGAGCCGTTCACGCCGAGCGACCCCGAGCACCTGCGCGGCGTGATCCAGCCCGGCGACGTGATGCTGGTCGAGGGCAACAACCGCATCTCCGGCATCATCAAATATCTGACGCAGTCGACCTGGTCGCATGCCGCGCTCTATGTCGGCCCGGTCGAGGGCGCGGTCGAGCCCAACGGCGAGCCGCATGTGCTGATCGAGGCCAATATCGGCGAAGGCGTCACCTCCGCGCCGCTGTCAAAATATTTTCCGTACCACACCCGCGTCTGCCGCCCGGTCGGGCTGTCCTATGAGGACCGCACCACGGTGTGCCGCTATGCGATCAACCGCATCGGCTTCGGCTACGACACCAAGAACATCATCGATCTGATGCGCTTCCTGTTCCCGCTGCCGATACCGCAGCGATGGCGGCGGCGCATGATTGCGATCGGGTCGGGCGATCCGACCAAGATCATCTGCTCGGCGCTGATCGCGCAGGCCTTCGACGCCGTGCGCTATCCGATCCTGCCGAAGATCACCAAGGCCGGCAGCCGTGCCGCCCGCCGCGAGATCCTGCACATCCGCGATTCCTCGCTCTACATGCCCCGCGACTTCGACATCTCGCCCTATTTCGAAGTGGTCAAACCCACCATCGTGCACGGCTTCGACTACACAGCCTTGCACTGGGCCGACAAGCAAAAGCCGCTCGAGGAGGTAGCGGGCTCATTCGGTGTGTTTCCAGAAACGCTCCGTGCGCCGCCGCTCGTTCCTGAAGCGATTGACGAAGAAGCGCCGGCTGAGGTTTCGGCTGAGCAAGTGAGTGCGGAAACGGTTCAACGCGACATCGACTCCGAGCGTTTCCCGCTGCTGAAGCGGCTGGCGATGTACCGCCCACGGCGCCGCCGGCTAGCTCGCGAAAGAGCTGCATAA
- a CDS encoding metal-sensitive transcriptional regulator translates to MRKDIKASVGKRLGRIEGQVRGLSKMVEEDRYCIDIVTQISAVRAALRRVEEEVLKDHVAHCVEHAIASGDKADQREKIAELMAVIGRAER, encoded by the coding sequence AGGCATCCGTCGGAAAACGTCTCGGCCGGATCGAGGGCCAGGTTCGCGGCCTGTCGAAAATGGTCGAGGAGGATCGCTACTGCATCGACATCGTCACGCAGATCTCTGCGGTGCGCGCCGCGCTACGCCGTGTCGAGGAAGAGGTCTTGAAGGACCACGTCGCCCATTGCGTCGAGCATGCGATCGCGAGCGGCGACAAGGCGGATCAGCGCGAGAAGATTGCGGAGCTGATGGCGGTGATTGGACGAGCGGAGCGGTAG